Proteins co-encoded in one Helicobacter canis genomic window:
- a CDS encoding AAA family ATPase, with translation MIVSIVNEKGGSGKTTLAVNIACKLAQEGDEVLLVDADPQRSTEAFLNIRTNENLPLLFNSVTKLGDGLAREVKSLSQKYDSLVIDTGGRDSKEMRQALAIADIIIIPSVPSQYDVVVLDKMISLYDEVSAINPESRALIVIDKASPNPFLEKKISDLRSYINEKNLENLHLMNSIIYEREAYKNATSAGMGITEFCKGGEKAFDDFVRFYDELIEYIKSI, from the coding sequence ATGATTGTTTCAATCGTTAATGAAAAAGGTGGCAGTGGGAAAACAACGCTTGCAGTAAATATCGCCTGCAAACTCGCACAAGAGGGAGATGAAGTGCTACTTGTTGATGCCGACCCACAAAGAAGCACTGAAGCCTTTCTCAATATCCGCACAAACGAGAATCTCCCCCTACTTTTTAATTCTGTTACCAAACTTGGCGATGGGCTAGCAAGAGAGGTTAAATCTCTAAGTCAAAAATACGATAGCCTTGTGATTGATACAGGCGGGCGAGATTCTAAGGAAATGCGCCAAGCACTAGCCATTGCTGATATTATCATTATCCCAAGCGTGCCAAGCCAATATGATGTTGTGGTGCTTGATAAAATGATTTCGCTCTATGATGAAGTCAGTGCCATAAACCCAGAATCTAGAGCACTTATTGTGATTGATAAAGCCTCCCCCAACCCCTTTTTAGAAAAGAAAATTAGCGATTTACGCAGCTATATCAATGAGAAGAACCTAGAGAATCTACACTTAATGAACTCTATCATCTATGAGAGAGAAGCATATAAAAATGCAACTTCAGCAGGAATGGGAATTACAGAGTTTTGCAAAGGTGGTGAAAAAGCCTTTGATGATTTTGTTCGCTTTTATGATGAGTTAATAGAATATATTAAAAGTATATAG
- a CDS encoding type II toxin-antitoxin system PemK/MazF family toxin — protein sequence MDNTIQFNKWNTLKQTIQNNQTRHYIKEGCVYWVHIGQNIGCEVFGKQQDFRRPVLVLKRIYIPNYMDAFIGIPLTTKKLSGSSFARLTNVKHNVVVTAMLGQIRAFDSRRTISYYYKARKEEVDRVRNKLISFLSPSN from the coding sequence ATGGATAACACTATCCAATTTAATAAGTGGAATACACTAAAACAAACTATACAAAACAATCAAACACGGCATTACATTAAAGAGGGCTGTGTATATTGGGTGCATATCGGGCAGAATATTGGGTGTGAAGTTTTTGGTAAGCAGCAAGACTTTAGAAGACCCGTGCTTGTGTTAAAGAGGATATATATTCCAAATTATATGGACGCTTTCATAGGAATACCGCTTACCACAAAAAAACTTAGTGGTTCTTCATTTGCTAGATTAACTAATGTAAAACATAATGTGGTCGTTACTGCAATGCTGGGGCAGATTAGAGCTTTTGACAGCAGAAGAACTATAAGCTATTACTATAAAGCAAGAAAAGAGGAAGTGGATAGGGTTAGAAATAAACTAATAAGTTTTTTATCTCCCAGCAACTAG
- a CDS encoding zeta toxin family protein: protein MQPNATIFAGVNGSGKTTLYYNELEKGRLFGLRVNIDEIVSSFGDWRSEKDQTRATKIALRIRKHYIQTHQSFNQETTLCGASITKLFSTLKANNYAITLYYVGLDSVEKAKQRVKIRVAKGGHDIDSKLIERRFCTSLQNLKAIAPLCDDVLLFDNSAESLKLIAQKHQMPAGAFNSVLEGFITERLDK, encoded by the coding sequence ATGCAGCCAAACGCTACAATTTTTGCAGGTGTCAATGGTAGCGGAAAAACAACGCTCTATTATAACGAGCTAGAAAAGGGGCGTTTATTTGGGCTGCGTGTCAATATTGATGAAATCGTCAGCTCATTTGGGGACTGGCGCAGCGAAAAAGACCAAACACGCGCTACAAAAATCGCCCTACGCATACGAAAACACTACATACAAACCCACCAAAGCTTCAATCAAGAAACTACACTTTGTGGCGCAAGTATCACAAAGCTTTTTTCCACCCTAAAAGCCAATAATTACGCAATAACGCTCTATTATGTGGGATTAGATTCTGTGGAGAAAGCCAAGCAGCGGGTAAAAATCCGCGTGGCAAAGGGTGGGCACGATATAGATTCTAAGCTTATTGAAAGAAGATTTTGCACATCATTACAAAATCTCAAAGCTATCGCGCCACTTTGCGATGATGTGCTACTATTTGATAACAGCGCAGAGAGCCTAAAGCTCATCGCGCAAAAACACCAAATGCCAGCTGGTGCTTTTAACTCTGTGCTTGAGGGTTTCATTACTGAACGATTAGATAAGTAG
- a CDS encoding replication initiation protein — MEEIKAAVLPPQLDLFGEPINPAEQLADDVVYEKDLSVEYENRFNQIIFRDFTEADFNIFFILCAIAKNQRTRTITIKFEQMREFVESDKNRRRFYKNIIDFAKKLNSLKAEKSQIDEEGYERFSAYTFFEKIMADEKSRTLVIKVTESSMELINDITSHFTRFEVREFCAINNKYAKNLYRLLKQFQATGRYVVKYSKFRELMSIPAKYESCDIDKRILKPSVLKLAENSPYTNKPYFENLTFEKIKEDSNGKKSKGQGGSIDRIEFAFTPRAIEIKKKGADKSKIPPPPPPIS, encoded by the coding sequence ATGGAAGAGATTAAGGCTGCAGTGTTGCCACCACAGCTGGATTTATTTGGTGAGCCTATCAATCCAGCCGAGCAGCTTGCTGATGATGTCGTGTATGAGAAAGACTTAAGCGTAGAGTATGAGAATCGCTTTAATCAAATCATCTTTAGAGACTTCACAGAAGCAGATTTTAATATTTTCTTTATCCTTTGTGCTATTGCCAAAAATCAGCGCACAAGAACTATCACTATTAAGTTTGAGCAAATGCGTGAGTTTGTAGAGAGCGACAAGAATAGGCGGCGGTTTTATAAAAATATTATAGACTTTGCCAAGAAGCTAAACTCGCTCAAAGCAGAAAAGAGCCAAATTGATGAAGAGGGCTATGAGCGGTTCTCTGCCTATACTTTTTTTGAAAAGATTATGGCAGATGAAAAGAGCCGCACGCTTGTGATTAAAGTTACAGAAAGCTCTATGGAGCTTATCAATGATATAACCTCGCACTTTACGAGGTTTGAGGTGCGAGAGTTTTGCGCTATCAACAATAAGTATGCTAAGAATCTTTATAGACTTTTAAAGCAGTTTCAAGCCACAGGCAGATATGTGGTAAAATATAGTAAATTCAGGGAGCTAATGAGTATCCCAGCAAAGTATGAGAGCTGCGATATAGATAAGCGTATCCTTAAGCCTTCTGTGCTAAAGCTTGCGGAGAATAGCCCCTATACAAATAAGCCTTATTTTGAAAATCTTACCTTTGAGAAAATCAAAGAAGATAGCAATGGCAAGAAAAGCAAGGGGCAAGGTGGAAGTATTGATAGGATAGAATTTGCCTTTACTCCTCGCGCGATAGAGATTAAGAAAAAAGGAGCAGATAAGAGTAAAATTCCCCCCCCCCCCCCCCCCATATCCTAG
- a CDS encoding nucleotidyl transferase AbiEii/AbiGii toxin family protein, whose amino-acid sequence MKPILEILPQEQRALYPHLAQITGLGFVLFGGTAIALQLGHRQSVDFDFFTHKSIDRSQKTLLTLEGIKVGTILQQEKDTLVFMTESKVKLSFFGDMDFVSKAKATQTDDGILRIADMQSLLATKLKATCDRAEYKDYFDIATILRQTDISLKNALNDVGVFFGSDFPLVQILKGLTYFDDGDLHRLTEQDKKLLIKESKEASQWLSAAYELQAKFDRVLGNIERTSDEKQREKFLQKAESLCKEAQGKHIRLDSKRVGRLDKYSKRIGINKDKGLGEE is encoded by the coding sequence ATGAAGCCTATTTTAGAGATTCTGCCACAAGAGCAGAGAGCACTATATCCGCATTTAGCACAAATCACAGGGCTTGGTTTTGTGCTTTTTGGTGGGACTGCGATTGCCTTGCAGCTTGGGCATAGGCAATCTGTGGATTTTGATTTTTTCACGCATAAGAGTATTGATAGGTCGCAAAAAACCTTACTCACGCTTGAAGGCATTAAAGTAGGCACGATATTGCAGCAGGAAAAAGATACGCTCGTGTTTATGACAGAATCAAAAGTAAAGCTCTCTTTTTTTGGGGATATGGATTTTGTATCAAAAGCCAAAGCCACTCAAACAGATGATGGGATTTTGCGTATCGCAGATATGCAATCGCTTCTTGCCACTAAGCTTAAAGCCACTTGTGATAGGGCAGAGTATAAGGATTATTTTGATATTGCCACGATATTGCGGCAAACAGACATAAGCCTAAAAAATGCGCTAAATGATGTAGGCGTGTTTTTTGGCAGTGATTTTCCACTCGTGCAGATACTTAAGGGCTTAACCTATTTTGATGATGGAGATTTGCACAGGCTTACAGAGCAAGATAAAAAACTGCTCATAAAAGAATCTAAAGAAGCAAGCCAGTGGCTAAGTGCTGCTTATGAGCTGCAGGCAAAATTTGATAGGGTGCTAGGCAATATTGAGCGCACAAGTGATGAGAAGCAAAGAGAAAAATTTTTACAAAAGGCAGAATCTCTGTGCAAAGAAGCGCAGGGCAAGCATATTAGGCTTGATTCTAAAAGAGTGGGGCGGCTAGATAAATATAGCAAGCGTATTGGTATAAACAAAGATAAAGGACTAGGCGAAGAGTAG
- a CDS encoding toprim domain-containing protein: MRPYDYVLLPLHEILSTLNYEKKLEKSSTRHITMNHSNGDVLVITRKPNGHYLYFNPFNERDKGNIHHFCKLRSIDVKKLIAGKHIDLNHHAIEPTELQDKEIKASIKFKEFRSINLSSKNPAYRGLYLRNRGIKEEIFSHLTIKIDTYKNICFPTYTYEKKLNAKDLVQCGYSAKLNQPLPKDKEGKNYKKPLSTLAFGKKGIEILKDKRTKSLKDIKYIIITESSIDSMSLLQILELDTKISLLCATSGTFSKSAKEALLFLLQNCSNSIYIFLGFDNDKQGKVFTKQLEELLQPFSFTYEIKIPQHKDFNEDLQTSKCDS, encoded by the coding sequence ATGCGCCCTTATGATTATGTGCTACTACCACTGCACGAGATTCTAAGCACTCTTAATTATGAAAAAAAACTAGAAAAAAGCTCCACGCGCCATATAACAATGAATCATAGCAATGGCGATGTTCTTGTAATTACACGCAAGCCAAATGGACATTATCTCTATTTCAATCCATTTAATGAAAGGGACAAAGGAAATATTCATCATTTTTGCAAGCTTCGCTCTATTGATGTAAAAAAACTTATTGCTGGCAAACATATTGATTTAAATCATCACGCCATAGAACCAACAGAACTACAAGATAAAGAGATTAAAGCAAGCATTAAATTTAAAGAATTTAGAAGCATCAATCTTTCAAGCAAAAATCCAGCATATCGTGGCTTATATTTGCGTAATCGTGGAATAAAAGAAGAGATTTTTTCACATCTTACAATAAAAATTGATACTTATAAAAACATCTGTTTCCCTACTTATACTTATGAGAAAAAACTCAATGCAAAAGACCTTGTGCAGTGCGGATATAGCGCGAAACTCAACCAACCACTACCAAAAGACAAAGAGGGCAAAAACTACAAAAAACCGCTATCTACACTTGCATTTGGTAAAAAAGGAATAGAAATTTTAAAAGACAAACGCACAAAGAGTTTAAAAGATATTAAATACATCATCATTACAGAATCTAGCATTGATTCTATGAGTCTATTGCAAATCCTTGAGCTTGATACAAAAATATCTCTACTTTGTGCCACAAGTGGAACTTTCTCAAAATCAGCCAAAGAAGCTTTATTGTTCTTGTTACAAAATTGCTCAAATTCTATTTATATTTTTTTAGGATTTGACAATGATAAACAAGGCAAAGTATTCACAAAACAGCTTGAAGAACTCTTACAACCTTTTTCTTTTACTTATGAAATAAAAATCCCACAACATAAAGATTTCAACGAAGACTTACAAACATCTAAATGCGATTCTTAA